Proteins co-encoded in one Desulfitobacterium hafniense DCB-2 genomic window:
- a CDS encoding NADPH-dependent FMN reductase, whose amino-acid sequence MSRIKVGVLVGSLRKDSFCRKLSKALKEVAPQSLELENVEIGELALYNEDLDEPGNLPEAWTVFREKMKSCDAFLFVSPEYNRSVPGVLKNALDVGSRPPSKSVWGGKPGAVLTASPGSIGGFGANHHLRQTLSCLNVPTMQAPEAYLGNIATVFDENGNLTNERTRGFLQKFMESYVIWVDKNKLT is encoded by the coding sequence TTGCCGGAAGCTGAGCAAGGCCCTTAAGGAAGTGGCCCCGCAATCCCTTGAACTGGAAAACGTGGAGATCGGTGAGCTGGCTCTCTATAACGAGGATCTTGACGAGCCGGGTAACCTTCCGGAAGCCTGGACTGTTTTTCGTGAAAAGATGAAAAGCTGCGATGCCTTTCTCTTTGTAAGTCCCGAGTATAACCGGTCGGTGCCTGGGGTGCTTAAGAATGCACTTGATGTAGGGTCCAGACCGCCCAGTAAGAGCGTGTGGGGAGGGAAACCCGGGGCGGTCCTGACGGCTTCGCCGGGTTCAATCGGCGGCTTTGGGGCGAACCATCACCTTCGCCAAACCCTCTCCTGCTTAAATGTGCCGACGATGCAGGCTCCGGAAGCTTATCTGGGCAATATCGCCACTGTTTTTGATGAAAACGGTAACCTTACCAATGAGCGGACCCGCGGGTTTTTACAGAAATTTATGGAGTCTTATGTCATTTGGGTGGACAAGAATAAGCTAACCTAA